The proteins below come from a single Desulfitobacterium metallireducens DSM 15288 genomic window:
- a CDS encoding MBL fold metallo-hydrolase has product MIESGAMGIMGANCYIMSCPETKKAVVIDPGAEGDKIYHWVLEKGYHVEFILLTHGHFDHIGAVEELRNALKAKVGIHAGDADMLTEGRKNLSSISGSLNSSIQTKPADFLLEDGQTILIGNMTVRVIATPGHTLGGVCFLTSEGLISGDTLFQGSIGRTDFPGGSLEQLLDGIKQKLLVLPEETQVFPGHGEATTIGREKRSNPFLV; this is encoded by the coding sequence ATGATTGAAAGCGGAGCCATGGGAATAATGGGAGCAAACTGTTATATTATGAGTTGCCCAGAAACGAAGAAAGCTGTAGTGATCGATCCCGGTGCAGAGGGAGATAAAATCTATCATTGGGTTCTGGAAAAGGGCTATCACGTAGAATTTATTCTGCTGACGCACGGTCATTTTGATCATATTGGTGCAGTGGAAGAACTGAGAAACGCATTGAAAGCTAAAGTGGGAATTCATGCTGGAGATGCTGATATGCTTACTGAAGGGCGGAAAAATCTTTCAAGCATTTCGGGTTCTTTAAATTCCTCAATTCAAACGAAACCTGCTGATTTCTTACTCGAAGATGGACAAACGATTTTGATCGGAAATATGACCGTCAGGGTGATAGCCACTCCAGGCCATACCTTAGGTGGTGTTTGCTTTTTGACTTCAGAAGGGTTAATCAGTGGGGATACTCTATTTCAGGGTTCTATCGGTCGCACCGATTTCCCCGGAGGGTCACTCGAACAACTTCTGGATGGTATCAAGCAGAAATTGCTGGTCTTACCTGAAGAAACCCAGGTTTTTCCTGGACATGGGGAAGCAACTACAATAGGGAGGGAAAAACGGTCAAATCCGTTTTTAGTATGA
- the dtd gene encoding D-aminoacyl-tRNA deacylase, giving the protein MRSVVQRVSQSCVRVDGEIVGQIGKGFLVLLGVGGNDTSQDLDWMVDKIIGLRVFEDEAGKMNRSILEEKGGILLVSQFTLYGDCRKGRRPSFSSAASPEKAKALYEEAISKIVLRGVHVETGIFQADMKVELVNDGPVTLLLDSEKTF; this is encoded by the coding sequence ATGCGTAGTGTGGTGCAACGCGTGAGCCAATCTTGCGTTCGCGTTGATGGAGAAATTGTCGGACAGATTGGCAAAGGATTTCTTGTTTTGCTTGGAGTAGGTGGAAACGATACGTCTCAGGACTTGGATTGGATGGTAGATAAAATCATTGGGTTGAGGGTTTTTGAGGACGAAGCAGGGAAAATGAATCGCTCGATTCTGGAGGAAAAGGGAGGGATTCTTTTGGTTTCTCAGTTTACCCTCTATGGGGACTGCCGTAAGGGTAGACGTCCCAGTTTTTCATCAGCTGCTTCACCTGAAAAAGCTAAAGCGCTTTATGAGGAAGCCATTTCGAAGATCGTCTTAAGAGGGGTGCATGTTGAGACAGGAATCTTCCAAGCTGACATGAAGGTCGAGTTAGTGAATGATGGACCTGTGACTTTGCTTTTAGATAGTGAAAAGACATTCTAA
- a CDS encoding RelA/SpoT family protein, translating to MSESEFLDQLKHVFPQESGLAEKAYYFAEKAHRGQLRNSGEDYIQHPLEVAKILLELEMDEATIAAALLHDVVEDTPYTIEDIEKEFGPQVALMVDGVTKLGRIPYKTKVEQQVENLRKMFLAMAKDIRVILIKLADRLHNMRTLKYHSHEKQKEIAQETIEIFAPLANRLGIFRIKWELEDLSFRYLKPQEYYDLSEGIAFKRREREDQINEVIEQLRHRLGEVGIHAEIAGRPKHFYSIYRKMVTQNKELSEIYDLTAVRVIVDSVNDCYGALGIIHTMWKPLPGRFKDYIAMPKPNMYQSLHTTLVGAHGEPFEIQIRTWEMHRTAEYGIAAHWKYKEGSKSISGSFDQKLSWIRQLLEWQHDSKDAGEFMESLKIDLFSDTVFVFTPKGDVVELPAGSCPIDFAYRVHTDVGHRCVGAKINSRIVPLDSKLVNGDIVEILTSKQSNGPSKDWLSFVKTSQAKSRIRQWFKKEKREENIARGRESLEREIRKLGLESSAILKPEILMAFAKSYNITNVEDLYAAMGDGAVTINKFLVRLREDLSKEEKEKLHLAALQQGEGKPSSGYGKSSQGVRVKGVDNILVRFSRCCNPLPGDDIVGYITRGRGVSIHRRDCDNIKAHNEDELSRMVEVVWDDAQADTIYPVDIEIFGLDRARLVTDVMNTVMETRTHILGINARVSKDQMAHIQLRIEIRNLGHLYNVMQKIRRVKDVSSVERVYTGGK from the coding sequence ATGTCGGAAAGCGAGTTTTTAGATCAATTGAAACACGTTTTTCCCCAAGAATCAGGGCTAGCGGAAAAGGCTTACTATTTCGCCGAAAAGGCTCATCGCGGGCAACTGCGTAACTCGGGGGAAGACTATATTCAACACCCTCTCGAAGTGGCAAAAATCCTCTTGGAATTGGAAATGGATGAGGCTACAATTGCGGCTGCCTTGCTTCATGATGTGGTTGAGGATACGCCCTACACGATCGAAGACATTGAAAAAGAGTTTGGCCCGCAAGTTGCTTTAATGGTGGACGGAGTAACCAAACTTGGACGGATCCCCTACAAAACCAAGGTTGAACAACAGGTGGAGAACCTCCGTAAGATGTTTTTAGCGATGGCTAAAGATATTCGCGTGATTTTAATCAAATTAGCAGACCGTCTCCATAATATGCGGACTTTAAAATATCATAGTCATGAGAAACAGAAAGAAATCGCTCAGGAAACGATCGAGATTTTTGCCCCTTTGGCTAATCGCTTGGGAATTTTCCGAATTAAATGGGAGTTGGAAGATCTCTCTTTTCGGTATTTAAAGCCTCAGGAATATTATGATTTGTCTGAAGGAATCGCCTTTAAGCGTCGTGAGCGAGAAGATCAAATCAATGAAGTGATTGAGCAGCTTCGACATCGACTGGGTGAGGTAGGAATTCATGCCGAGATTGCAGGACGGCCGAAACATTTTTATAGTATTTACCGTAAAATGGTCACTCAGAATAAAGAACTGAGCGAGATTTATGATTTAACGGCGGTCCGTGTCATTGTCGACTCGGTGAATGATTGTTATGGTGCGCTTGGTATCATCCATACGATGTGGAAACCGCTACCAGGACGATTTAAAGATTATATAGCCATGCCCAAGCCTAATATGTACCAATCTCTGCACACGACGCTCGTAGGAGCCCATGGGGAACCGTTTGAAATTCAAATTAGAACTTGGGAAATGCATCGTACGGCTGAATACGGGATTGCAGCGCACTGGAAATATAAAGAGGGAAGCAAATCAATCTCTGGGAGTTTTGATCAGAAGCTCTCTTGGATTCGTCAACTTTTAGAATGGCAACATGATTCCAAGGATGCCGGGGAATTTATGGAGTCCCTAAAAATTGATCTTTTTTCGGATACGGTTTTTGTGTTTACACCTAAAGGGGATGTCGTTGAGCTTCCTGCAGGGTCTTGTCCGATTGATTTTGCCTATCGCGTTCATACAGATGTAGGACATCGTTGTGTTGGAGCAAAAATTAATAGTAGAATCGTTCCTTTAGATTCGAAACTGGTGAATGGGGATATCGTTGAGATCCTGACTTCGAAACAAAGTAATGGACCGAGCAAGGATTGGTTGTCTTTTGTAAAAACCTCACAGGCCAAGAGTCGGATCCGGCAATGGTTCAAGAAGGAAAAACGAGAGGAAAATATTGCCAGAGGCAGAGAGAGCTTAGAACGTGAGATTCGTAAACTGGGCTTGGAGTCCTCTGCAATACTTAAGCCGGAGATCTTAATGGCTTTTGCGAAGAGCTATAATATCACCAATGTCGAAGACCTTTATGCTGCTATGGGGGATGGCGCGGTTACTATTAATAAATTCCTGGTGCGTCTGCGTGAGGATTTGAGCAAGGAGGAGAAGGAAAAACTCCACCTAGCTGCACTTCAACAGGGAGAAGGGAAACCCTCAAGCGGCTACGGAAAATCGAGTCAAGGAGTTCGAGTCAAAGGGGTAGATAATATCCTCGTTCGTTTCTCACGATGTTGTAACCCCTTACCAGGGGATGATATCGTTGGCTATATAACACGCGGGCGTGGGGTCTCAATCCATCGCCGTGATTGTGATAATATTAAAGCCCATAATGAGGATGAATTAAGTCGGATGGTGGAAGTTGTTTGGGATGATGCCCAGGCGGATACCATTTATCCAGTTGATATTGAAATTTTCGGATTGGATCGAGCAAGACTGGTTACAGATGTTATGAACACGGTTATGGAGACGCGAACTCACATCTTAGGGATTAATGCTCGGGTGAGTAAGGATCAAATGGCACATATCCAACTGAGAATAGAGATCCGCAATTTAGGTCATTTGTATAATGTGATGCAAAAAATTCGTAGGGTTAAAGATGTGAGCTCCGTCGAACGGGTTTATACAGGAGGAAAATAA
- a CDS encoding adenine phosphoribosyltransferase, whose product MDFKDHIRVIEDFPKSGISFKDITTLLKNGEVYRAAVDALVEQIRPWKPELILGPEARGFLLGAPVAYALGIGFVPVRKPGKLPGEAVSETYELEYGSDTLEVHADALHAGQRVVIVDDLLATGGTMLATARLVEKTGARVMGMSFLIELAELEGREKLGTYPIFSLVQY is encoded by the coding sequence ATGGATTTTAAAGATCATATTCGAGTAATAGAGGATTTCCCAAAATCGGGGATCTCTTTTAAAGACATAACAACCTTGTTGAAAAATGGAGAGGTTTACAGGGCAGCTGTTGATGCCTTGGTGGAACAGATTCGGCCTTGGAAGCCGGAGCTAATTCTTGGGCCAGAAGCCCGGGGCTTTTTACTGGGTGCCCCAGTGGCCTATGCTTTAGGGATCGGCTTCGTGCCAGTACGTAAACCAGGTAAACTGCCGGGAGAGGCTGTCAGTGAAACCTATGAACTTGAATATGGATCGGATACGTTAGAAGTGCATGCAGACGCTTTGCATGCAGGTCAGCGCGTTGTGATTGTAGATGATTTATTAGCAACAGGGGGAACGATGCTGGCGACAGCTCGACTGGTTGAAAAAACAGGGGCTCGAGTTATGGGTATGAGTTTTCTCATCGAGCTCGCTGAGCTTGAGGGGCGAGAGAAGCTCGGCACTTATCCGATCTTTTCGCTTGTTCAATATTAA
- the recJ gene encoding single-stranded-DNA-specific exonuclease RecJ, with protein MLNKIWIKPQPVGPVSDRIQSQLELSPIVADILARRGLSTKKQVVDFLRPSLLNLNSPWAFHDMAQAIERLALAHSHHEKVLIYGDYDVDGVTSSALLYKVLIDLNFQAVAYIPSRKDEGYGLNKEAILKASQSNVILIITVDCGITAVEEIAYAKELGIDVILTDHHEPPEILPEAFAILNPKVTESGYPFRELAGVGVAFKLAQALLEYFRNLGTNQRESLSEIEILDLVALGTIADLVPLVDENRVIVSYGLKQMEHTVHVGMQALLEECGLENKPLKAGQIAFMVAPRINAAGRMDSAKAGLELLLTGRPERAQELARYLSQENTDRQETEKEILAEAVAQLEQHPLPRVIVLSAPNWHPGVIGIVASRLVERFYRPVFLMTEEGEEAKGSARGIPGYHVLNALRGQADLFERFGGHSQAAGFSLKCSNIAALREGLNQNAAEYPEDLFCEHVKVDQLVSLASIDGSLLSQLEQLAPFGLGNPSPVLAGVQLPLHRVNTVGKDKAHLKCQFGLNGEIEGIAFRKGDAVESLRASKCVDVTFGLDWNTYRGPDAVQMMLKDVEPEAFWEERENLQEHQEAVGEFLQGRTEVAATYGESAKGYDWRNYGREQWLHALQEEIGITPEDWTNVLVWDGLHDQTRWTTLTEFLKGHTNLRDQVIDQEKPWLMILFLGLPTSWEEWTMIRAQMAVHLLTPWATAEAQLSDSDLQRRAGYLTREELIEVYRILAQLAKQAKPSPFFSWTPKAQDGGDPLEALKIFEELGLIRILGGTERFALEWIPTQKKLDLDSSLRYHSGKRTWEDLCHFAKEFSTASWSDLVIKNGY; from the coding sequence ATTTTGAATAAGATCTGGATTAAACCACAGCCCGTTGGACCTGTGTCAGATAGAATACAAAGCCAGCTTGAGCTTTCACCCATTGTGGCAGATATTTTAGCTCGAAGAGGATTGAGTACAAAAAAGCAGGTGGTGGACTTTTTAAGGCCATCCCTGCTTAATTTAAATTCACCATGGGCGTTTCATGATATGGCTCAGGCTATTGAACGTCTTGCACTTGCGCATAGTCATCATGAAAAAGTCCTAATTTATGGAGATTATGATGTCGATGGTGTAACCAGTTCAGCTTTGCTTTATAAAGTATTAATTGATTTAAACTTTCAAGCGGTTGCTTATATCCCAAGCCGAAAGGATGAGGGATATGGGCTAAATAAAGAAGCCATATTGAAAGCATCACAATCAAATGTCATACTGATTATTACGGTTGACTGTGGAATTACAGCTGTTGAAGAAATTGCGTATGCAAAGGAATTAGGAATTGACGTTATTCTTACAGACCATCATGAACCCCCAGAGATTTTACCGGAGGCTTTTGCAATTCTTAATCCGAAAGTCACGGAATCGGGTTATCCCTTTCGGGAGCTTGCAGGAGTTGGCGTTGCATTTAAGCTGGCCCAGGCTTTGCTCGAGTATTTTAGGAATCTTGGGACGAATCAGAGAGAGTCGCTTTCAGAGATTGAAATTCTGGATCTTGTTGCGTTAGGGACAATTGCTGATCTTGTTCCGCTGGTTGATGAGAACCGGGTTATCGTGTCGTATGGTTTAAAACAGATGGAACATACCGTCCATGTAGGAATGCAAGCCTTGTTGGAGGAATGCGGGCTGGAAAATAAACCGTTGAAGGCGGGACAAATTGCCTTCATGGTTGCTCCCCGAATCAATGCAGCAGGCCGGATGGATAGTGCTAAAGCTGGGCTAGAACTCCTTCTGACAGGCAGGCCTGAACGTGCTCAAGAGTTAGCACGTTACTTAAGCCAAGAGAATACGGACCGCCAGGAAACGGAGAAGGAAATCTTGGCAGAGGCAGTGGCGCAGTTAGAGCAACATCCACTACCTCGTGTTATTGTTCTTTCTGCACCAAACTGGCATCCCGGAGTCATTGGGATTGTCGCGTCCCGCCTGGTAGAACGTTTTTATCGCCCTGTGTTCTTAATGACTGAAGAGGGGGAAGAAGCCAAAGGTTCAGCTCGAGGAATCCCAGGCTATCACGTACTGAACGCCCTTCGTGGACAGGCTGATTTATTCGAACGTTTTGGCGGGCACAGTCAGGCAGCAGGCTTCTCTTTAAAATGTTCGAATATAGCTGCCCTAAGGGAGGGACTCAATCAGAATGCTGCTGAGTACCCTGAAGATCTTTTTTGTGAACATGTGAAAGTGGATCAACTTGTTTCGCTTGCTTCGATTGATGGAAGTCTCTTGTCTCAATTAGAGCAACTGGCTCCTTTTGGATTGGGCAACCCGAGTCCGGTTTTAGCTGGAGTTCAGTTACCCCTTCATCGAGTTAATACGGTAGGTAAAGACAAAGCTCACTTGAAATGTCAGTTCGGTTTAAATGGGGAGATCGAAGGGATCGCATTCCGAAAAGGGGATGCAGTTGAAAGCCTAAGGGCATCTAAATGTGTCGATGTCACCTTTGGACTAGATTGGAATACGTATCGTGGACCCGACGCGGTTCAGATGATGCTGAAAGACGTTGAACCCGAAGCATTTTGGGAAGAGCGAGAAAACTTACAAGAGCATCAAGAGGCAGTTGGAGAATTCCTGCAGGGAAGAACTGAAGTAGCAGCAACCTATGGTGAATCAGCAAAGGGTTATGATTGGCGGAATTACGGACGAGAACAGTGGCTACACGCATTACAGGAGGAAATAGGGATTACGCCGGAAGATTGGACGAATGTTTTAGTTTGGGATGGTCTTCATGATCAGACAAGATGGACGACCTTAACTGAATTTTTGAAGGGTCATACGAACCTGAGGGATCAGGTAATTGACCAAGAAAAGCCTTGGCTAATGATCCTCTTTTTAGGATTGCCAACGAGTTGGGAAGAATGGACTATGATTCGAGCTCAGATGGCAGTACACCTTCTAACCCCCTGGGCCACCGCTGAAGCTCAGTTGTCAGATTCAGATTTACAACGAAGGGCGGGTTATCTAACTCGAGAGGAACTGATTGAGGTATATCGTATTTTAGCCCAGCTAGCGAAGCAGGCCAAGCCTTCTCCGTTTTTTTCCTGGACGCCCAAAGCTCAAGACGGGGGAGATCCGTTGGAAGCCCTTAAAATATTTGAAGAATTAGGCTTAATTAGGATCTTAGGAGGAACTGAACGTTTCGCACTTGAGTGGATCCCAACCCAGAAAAAACTTGATTTGGATTCGTCTCTCCGTTATCATAGCGGCAAGAGAACGTGGGAGGATTTATGCCACTTCGCCAAAGAATTTAGCACAGCCTCATGGTCAGATCTGGTGATAAAAAACGGTTACTAA
- a CDS encoding cation diffusion facilitator family transporter, giving the protein MQEKTKAAAISVLSNSVLTIGKVVIGVLSGSVSIISEGIHSGIDLIAAIIALFAVRESGKPADARHTYGHGKIENVSGTIEAMLIFVAALLIIKEAVNKLSEGAAVENLGWGLVIMGFSAATNLLVSANLMRVAKKTDSVALEADALHLRTDVITSAGVFIGLLIIKITGWALVDPLIAIFVACLIFKAAYDLTKEAFMPLVDVSLDPQEYQIILGVLEEYKSQFVEFHKLRTRRAGAERHIDLHLVVPKYESIYDIHELCDQIELEIKKKIPGTQILIHAEPCGDNPGKCQVCDENQATCHKAAKDEILLTKN; this is encoded by the coding sequence ATGCAAGAGAAAACAAAAGCGGCTGCTATTTCGGTCTTATCGAACTCCGTTTTAACGATAGGTAAAGTTGTTATTGGGGTGCTCAGTGGTTCAGTGAGTATCATTTCAGAGGGGATTCATTCTGGCATTGACTTAATTGCTGCAATCATAGCTTTATTTGCTGTCCGAGAATCAGGGAAGCCAGCGGATGCCAGGCATACATATGGGCACGGGAAGATTGAAAATGTATCCGGCACGATCGAAGCAATGCTTATTTTCGTAGCAGCACTTTTAATCATCAAAGAAGCAGTGAATAAATTAAGTGAAGGTGCCGCCGTTGAAAATCTAGGCTGGGGGCTTGTAATCATGGGCTTTTCTGCCGCAACGAATTTATTGGTTTCAGCCAACCTGATGAGAGTGGCCAAGAAAACAGACTCAGTTGCTCTTGAAGCAGATGCTTTGCATTTACGCACCGATGTGATTACTTCAGCTGGAGTTTTTATAGGCTTATTGATTATTAAAATTACGGGTTGGGCCCTTGTCGATCCATTGATCGCCATATTTGTGGCCTGTCTAATCTTCAAAGCAGCTTACGATCTTACGAAAGAGGCCTTTATGCCTTTAGTTGATGTGAGTCTAGATCCCCAAGAATATCAGATTATTCTCGGAGTACTTGAGGAATACAAAAGCCAGTTTGTTGAATTCCATAAATTAAGAACGCGTCGTGCCGGTGCAGAACGACATATTGATCTTCATTTGGTCGTTCCCAAGTATGAGTCTATCTACGATATTCATGAGCTTTGCGATCAAATTGAGTTAGAAATTAAGAAAAAGATTCCTGGCACGCAGATTTTGATTCATGCTGAGCCTTGCGGTGATAATCCAGGAAAATGCCAGGTTTGTGATGAGAATCAAGCGACTTGTCATAAAGCGGCTAAAGATGAAATACTTCTCACTAAAAATTAA
- the ilvN gene encoding acetolactate synthase small subunit, with product MRHTLGVLVENKPGVLTHISGLISRRAFNIESIAAGYTEEPDTTRITIVVQADENELEQIVNQLSKLIDVIKIVDLTSKDSIQRDLALIKVKASAEFRSHIVDVVDIFRAKIVDVNRETMVIELSGEESKIDAFCEVLKDYGIIEIVRTGKIALSRGPIPAKEQ from the coding sequence ATGAGACATACTTTAGGTGTTCTTGTTGAAAATAAGCCTGGTGTTTTGACGCATATATCCGGTCTCATTAGCCGTCGTGCCTTTAATATAGAAAGCATAGCTGCAGGCTATACGGAGGAACCGGATACGACTCGGATTACAATAGTTGTCCAAGCGGATGAAAATGAGCTGGAACAGATTGTTAATCAGCTATCCAAGTTAATCGACGTAATTAAGATTGTAGATCTCACTTCGAAGGATTCAATTCAACGGGATCTTGCCCTGATAAAAGTTAAAGCCAGTGCGGAGTTCCGTTCGCATATCGTCGATGTTGTGGATATTTTTCGAGCCAAGATTGTGGATGTAAATCGTGAGACAATGGTAATCGAGCTTTCCGGGGAAGAGAGCAAAATTGATGCTTTCTGCGAAGTTCTTAAAGACTATGGAATTATTGAAATAGTCCGCACGGGTAAGATTGCCCTCTCGCGTGGGCCTATTCCCGCGAAAGAGCAATAG
- the ilvB gene encoding biosynthetic-type acetolactate synthase large subunit, which produces MRMTGAQAVIESLRKEGVEIVFGYPGGAVLTLYDALYEAKFPHILTRHEQGAAHAADGYARSTGKVGVCIATSGPGATNLVTGIATAYMDSVPLVAITGQVAVPLIGRDSFQESDVTGITTPITKHNYLIKDVKELPKVMKEAFHIARTGRPGPVLIDIAKDVFAAQLDFEYPQDVCLRGYHPVFDGDSQAIQAVAQVLEQAKKPLIFVGGGVNISDMSFPLRKFIEYTKIPAITSLMGLGCVPDDHPLNLGMVGMHGTYAANMATTECDVFLGLGVRFDDRVTGLVEKFAPKAKVIHFDIDAAEINKNVTADIRVVGDLRWAIPNLLEQVQKWPAEEWSGKNNEWRNQLKVWQEEKPLSYTHRPGQIMPQDVVERVSQLTRGEAVVITDVGQHQMWAAQFYTFKHPRHFLTSGGLGTMGYGLPAGLGAQVGSPEQPVVVFTGDGGFMMNCQELSTIADLDLPVKIFILNNQVLGMVSQWQRMFYNEHYSHSTLKVKADFVKLAEAMGIPGLSVTQPEELEATLEQALAAKGPILVDIRIPADENVIPMVPAGGRLDQMIMGG; this is translated from the coding sequence ATGAGGATGACGGGAGCTCAGGCTGTTATTGAAAGCTTGAGAAAAGAAGGAGTCGAAATCGTTTTTGGGTACCCAGGGGGCGCTGTATTAACGCTCTATGATGCCTTATATGAGGCTAAGTTTCCCCATATTCTGACCCGGCATGAGCAAGGAGCCGCACATGCAGCGGATGGATATGCGCGGTCGACAGGTAAGGTTGGAGTGTGTATTGCGACTTCAGGACCAGGTGCGACGAATTTAGTCACCGGGATTGCAACAGCCTATATGGATTCCGTACCCCTCGTTGCGATTACAGGTCAAGTAGCAGTCCCTTTGATTGGACGAGATTCTTTTCAAGAATCCGATGTTACGGGAATTACAACGCCAATTACAAAACATAATTATTTAATTAAAGATGTTAAAGAACTTCCTAAGGTGATGAAGGAAGCTTTTCATATTGCTCGTACGGGTCGTCCAGGCCCTGTTTTAATCGATATTGCGAAGGATGTATTTGCTGCACAACTGGACTTTGAGTATCCGCAGGATGTTTGTTTAAGAGGTTATCATCCGGTCTTTGACGGAGATTCTCAAGCGATTCAAGCTGTCGCCCAGGTCTTAGAACAAGCTAAAAAACCACTGATTTTCGTTGGGGGTGGTGTTAACATATCGGATATGTCTTTCCCATTACGAAAGTTCATTGAATATACGAAAATACCTGCCATTACAAGCCTAATGGGTCTTGGGTGCGTCCCCGATGACCATCCGTTAAACTTGGGGATGGTAGGGATGCATGGAACTTATGCAGCCAATATGGCCACAACGGAGTGTGACGTATTTCTTGGATTAGGGGTACGCTTTGATGATCGTGTGACAGGATTGGTTGAAAAATTTGCTCCAAAAGCAAAAGTAATTCATTTCGATATTGATGCAGCTGAAATCAATAAGAATGTTACAGCAGATATTCGAGTAGTAGGAGATTTACGTTGGGCAATTCCAAATTTACTTGAGCAGGTTCAAAAATGGCCTGCTGAAGAGTGGTCTGGTAAGAATAACGAATGGAGAAATCAGCTTAAGGTTTGGCAAGAAGAAAAACCATTGAGCTATACGCACCGTCCTGGTCAGATCATGCCCCAAGATGTCGTCGAAAGGGTAAGCCAATTGACGAGGGGAGAAGCGGTTGTCATTACAGATGTGGGGCAGCATCAGATGTGGGCGGCTCAATTCTACACGTTCAAACATCCACGGCATTTCTTGACCTCAGGAGGGCTAGGAACGATGGGGTATGGATTGCCGGCGGGATTAGGTGCTCAGGTGGGAAGTCCTGAACAGCCTGTGGTCGTGTTTACAGGTGACGGCGGATTTATGATGAATTGTCAGGAATTATCTACAATTGCCGATTTGGACTTGCCCGTGAAAATCTTTATCTTAAATAATCAGGTTTTAGGTATGGTCTCGCAATGGCAAAGAATGTTTTATAATGAACATTACTCCCATTCCACGTTAAAAGTAAAAGCTGATTTTGTAAAGCTCGCTGAGGCAATGGGCATTCCTGGACTAAGCGTTACTCAGCCTGAGGAGTTAGAAGCAACACTTGAACAAGCTTTAGCAGCCAAGGGCCCGATCCTTGTCGATATCCGGATTCCGGCGGATGAAAATGTGATTCCTATGGTTCCGGCAGGGGGTCGCTTAGATCAAATGATTATGGGAGGTTAA
- the secF gene encoding protein translocase subunit SecF — MPDKKNSKSTTPTPAHKPESETYGEVKKIHPLYFDIVNKRYWWFAISLLILVPGLISLFTRGLNLGVDFTGGSMYEVTFNQPTTQAKITDTLQSVGLSGNVQISDDKLALIRTEALDEDQRNKMLTALETIAGSYDKASLKEDKVGPSIGQELTANALKALLVAAVLMLVYISIRFQFAFAVSGIVALLHDILVTVGLFSIFQWPVDSTFVAAILTIFGYSINDTVVIFDRIRENEVRMRRGDSYEDMVDKSIWQTMGRSIKTVMTVIVALVFLLILGGESTRTFALAMLIGVISGAYSSIFNASQILVEIKLRMKSTRGKNPSGAKA; from the coding sequence ATGCCAGATAAGAAAAATTCCAAATCAACTACGCCAACACCGGCACATAAGCCTGAGTCAGAAACGTATGGAGAGGTTAAGAAAATACATCCACTCTACTTTGATATTGTGAACAAGAGATATTGGTGGTTTGCGATTTCCTTACTCATTCTCGTCCCAGGTCTTATCTCTCTATTTACACGAGGACTAAATTTAGGAGTCGATTTTACAGGGGGTTCCATGTACGAAGTTACATTTAACCAACCGACGACTCAGGCGAAGATTACAGATACGCTACAATCGGTAGGATTGAGTGGAAATGTTCAAATTTCAGACGATAAATTGGCCTTGATTCGAACTGAAGCCTTGGACGAAGATCAACGCAACAAAATGTTAACAGCTCTAGAGACAATTGCTGGAAGTTATGATAAGGCGAGTTTGAAGGAAGATAAAGTGGGCCCATCAATCGGACAGGAGTTAACAGCGAATGCGTTGAAAGCGTTGCTGGTTGCTGCCGTTCTTATGCTCGTTTATATTTCGATCCGTTTCCAATTTGCTTTTGCTGTTTCTGGAATTGTTGCTTTGTTACATGATATTCTTGTAACAGTAGGACTTTTTTCAATTTTCCAATGGCCAGTGGATTCAACCTTCGTAGCAGCAATTCTGACGATTTTTGGTTACTCTATCAATGATACAGTAGTTATCTTTGATAGAATTCGAGAAAATGAAGTTCGGATGAGACGCGGAGACAGTTACGAAGATATGGTCGATAAGTCAATCTGGCAAACGATGGGACGTTCGATTAAGACTGTTATGACAGTTATCGTGGCTTTAGTTTTTCTTTTAATTCTGGGTGGTGAATCGACACGTACATTTGCACTGGCGATGCTCATTGGTGTGATCTCTGGTGCCTATTCTTCGATTTTCAATGCGAGTCAAATCTTAGTTGAGATTAAGCTCCGGATGAAGTCAACACGTGGCAAGAACCCTTCAGGTGCTAAAGCTTAA